In Acaryochloris marina S15, a single genomic region encodes these proteins:
- a CDS encoding Rieske 2Fe-2S domain-containing protein, translating to MGVAYKAVQWNRQKFVYDIILLSTVVFYLFCFEGISLQFSSDLDLKGIWIRAFGSAAFILLHVILSIGPLSRLSAKFLPLLYNRRHMGVTMFILALLHARDALAWYHDFGNLEPIVSLFVSNTHYADFVRFPFEALGGVALVILFLMAATSHDFWLTNLTAPVWKALHMGVYLAYGLLVGHVVLGALETNTHPFLTLAVGVGFVWIVGIHLMTSLREAQKDGAPLFGKPAKAQVDADGFVHVGSVQDIPENRAKIAVIAGERVAIFKYDGQISAISNVCQHQNGPLGEGKVVDGCITCPWHGYQYLPDSGISPPPFTEKIPTFNVKLQGDQILVSAKPNLPGTPVVPAVIGQV from the coding sequence GTGGGCGTTGCATATAAAGCGGTTCAGTGGAATCGGCAAAAGTTTGTTTACGACATTATTTTGCTGTCCACGGTCGTTTTCTATCTTTTTTGCTTTGAAGGCATTAGCCTTCAGTTCAGTAGCGATCTAGATCTAAAAGGTATTTGGATTCGGGCCTTTGGCTCTGCGGCTTTTATCCTGCTCCATGTCATTCTTTCCATTGGTCCCCTGAGTCGTCTTAGCGCTAAGTTTTTGCCGCTTCTCTACAATCGGCGGCACATGGGCGTCACCATGTTTATTCTGGCCCTGCTCCATGCCCGGGATGCTTTGGCCTGGTATCACGACTTTGGCAATCTAGAGCCGATTGTCAGCTTGTTTGTTAGCAATACTCACTATGCTGATTTTGTCCGCTTTCCCTTTGAAGCATTGGGAGGCGTAGCCCTTGTCATCTTGTTTTTGATGGCGGCAACCAGCCATGATTTTTGGCTAACCAACCTCACGGCTCCGGTGTGGAAAGCTCTGCATATGGGGGTTTACTTAGCCTATGGCTTGTTGGTCGGGCATGTGGTTCTAGGGGCTTTGGAAACCAATACCCATCCTTTCCTTACCCTGGCAGTTGGCGTGGGGTTTGTGTGGATTGTAGGTATTCACTTGATGACTTCCCTGCGAGAAGCCCAAAAAGATGGTGCACCGCTGTTTGGAAAACCGGCCAAAGCCCAAGTGGATGCTGATGGCTTTGTGCATGTTGGCAGTGTGCAAGATATTCCTGAGAATCGGGCCAAAATTGCAGTGATTGCGGGGGAGCGCGTAGCCATCTTTAAATATGACGGCCAAATCTCGGCGATTTCCAATGTTTGTCAGCATCAAAATGGCCCGTTGGGAGAAGGCAAGGTTGTCGATGGCTGTATCACTTGCCCTTGGCATGGCTATCAATACCTACCCGATAGCGGTATTTCGCCACCGCCATTTACCGAAAAAATTCCGACGTTTAATGTCAAACTCCAGGGCGATCAGATTCTAGTCAGTGCCAAGCCTAATCTTCCTGGAACGCCTGTTGTCCCTGCTGTTATCGGCCAAGTGTAG